Genomic DNA from Labilibaculum sp. DW002:
AGGACTCTTAATATGGAATTTATTCTTAAATATATAATTCAACATTACTTTCTTAACAAACTTAGATCCATCCTCTCATTCCTGCCAATTAAATTTAAAAAATATCAGTACTCATATTAACAAGGAGGCGAAAATGAAAAAAAATATCGGAGTATGGTTAGATACCGAAAAAGCTTACGTTATTACAATCGAAGAGAAAGATGCCAAAGTTGAAATAATTGAATCTGAAATTGAATCGAGGGTTCGTTATAAAGGGGAAACAAAAGCATATTCACGCTTTGGTAATCAATTTGTTAATCCAGCAACAAAAACAACACATAAAAGAAGGCACCAAATTAAACACTATTTTGAAAAAATTACTGATGCCTTGATAGATGCCGAAGAAATTTACCTTTTTGGACCGGCCGAAACAAAAGTACATCTGGCAAAACACATTAGTAAAGAACCTTTGCTAAAAGACCGTATTCGCAAGGTCGAATCGGAAGATCATTTGTCCGAAAATCAAATGATTGCATGCGTAAAGAATGTATTTAAACAAAAGCCAATTAAGGTGAATGTTCGTATTCGTCATTAAAGAATGTTAAGATAATTAAATGGTGAGGATTGGATAATTTTGTATAAAATTACCTAGATAGAGCGGTTCCCAGTTATGAGTTTCTTACGCGATTGCCATCGAAGAAGAATTCAAAACTGGGAATTTGTTTTATTAGTTTTTGAATCTTAGTTGTGTCAAAAAGCTTGTAACTTGAAGCTGTTAGCTGATAGCATTGTTATTGTAATGCGAAATTTTAAATTTGTAATTAGTTTAATTCTTAAATCAACTCAAAAATTAGACAATGATACAACAAGTAGAAATTACGCTTCCTGCATATTCAAGAGGTTATCATTTAATAGATTCGGAGATACACAAGCAGCTTGTTGATTTGCCAAAGACAGGTATCCTGCATTTATTTATAAAACACACTTCTGCAGCAATTACCCTAAACGAGAATGCAGATCCTTCAGTTCGAGATGATTTTGAGTCGATCATGAATAATTTGGTTCCTGAAAATCAATCTTACTACACACATGTTTTTGAAGGATCGGACGATATGCCTGCACATGTTAAGGCTTCGTTAATAGGTCCTGAATTAACGATACCAATAACAAAGCATCGTTTAAATATAGGAACTTGGCAAGGAATTTATTTGTGCGAATTTAGAAATAGAGGTGGACGAAGAAAAATTGTAGCTACAATTTATTCCTAGTTGTCGCAAATTTTGATATAAAAAAACGCCTCTTTTTAGGAGGCGTTGTTATTTTATATTGCTTTGGTTTTTTCTTTTAACCAAGTTTTGTGATCATCGTCCAAATCGGGAGACAAGGTATCAAATACCAATTGGTGGTAATTGTTTAGCCACTTTTTCTCAACTGGAGTAAGAAGTTCCATTTGAAGTCCTTTTGTTTCAAAATGACATAAGGTAATGGTTTCGAAATCTAAGAACTCACCATACTGACTTGTTTCAGCTTCCTTACAAAGAATTAGATTCTCGTGTCGAATACCATAGGCACCTTCTTTGTAAAAGCCAGGTTCGTTAGAACTGATCATACCCGGAAGAATAGCTTGTTCTTTTAATTCCTGACGAATACTTTGAGGTCCTTCATGAACGTTAAGGAAACACCCAACGCCATGTCCTGTTCCATGTCCGTAGTTTTTACCGTATTGCCAAAGTGCCTGACGAGCTAAAATATCGATGTTGCAGCCTCTGGTTCCCTTTGGGAAACTTTGCCATTGCTAAATTTATCATTCCCTTCAATACCAGCGTGAAATCTGTTTTTACATCAGCACTCAAATTTCCCATTGGGATGGTTCTGGTAATATCAGTTGTGCCGTCTAAAAATTGTGCTCCAGAATCAATTAAAAGGAGTCCTTCTGCTTTTATTTCACAATCCGTTTCGGCTGTTGTTGAGTAATGTGGCGATGCACCATGAGCTTTATAACCTACAATGCTACCAAAACTTTCACCCATAAAGTGTTTTTGCTGAGATCTAAACTCTCGAAGTTTATCCATTACTGTGAATTCTGTAATCTTCGTGTTTCCGAGCTTGTGTTCTAGCCAGTAATAGAATTCAGTTAGTGCAATACCATCTTTTCTCATGGCGTTTTTCATTCCCTTAATTTCAACTTCATTCTTTTGGCTTTTTAAAAGTTGAGAAGGGTTTTCTCTTTCGATAATATTTGCGCTTATTGAATAAAAAGCGTTTAAATTTGTTCTGTTTGGATCCAATAAAACATTTGCAGAACCAGGAATTTCATCTAAATCTGTAAAAATTTGTTCGTAATCAGCAATGTAGATTTCGTCGTCAGCAAGACTCTTAATAAGTTCTGCAGGAATCTGTTCTTCACTTAAATAAAGGGTAGCCGATTCTTTTCCAATAATAGCATAAGCTAAGCACAATGGATTGTAGGCAATATCACTTCCGCGAAGATTGAAAATCCATGCTACATCATCCAAGCTGCCTACGAAATGGAAATTACACTCTTTTGCAGCCATTTCTTTTCGGATTTTGGTCAGTTTGCTGAACCTGGTTTGTCCCGAAAAAGAAACTGTGTGATCGAATATTGGCTGTCTTGGTAGCTCTGGACGATCTGTCCAAATTTCCTCTGCTAAATCGAATTCTTCAACAACATGAATGCTTAAATCTCCTAACTTATTTTTCAGTTCTCGAGTTTGAGCCACTGAAAAACAGTTGCCATCAAAACCTATATTGGGATTAATTGGCAGCTCGCTCGACAACCATTCAAAATGATTAGGGGTGCCAATTAAGCCAGATTTGAAAAGTTCTATTCCACTTCCAGCCAA
This window encodes:
- a CDS encoding secondary thiamine-phosphate synthase enzyme YjbQ; protein product: MIQQVEITLPAYSRGYHLIDSEIHKQLVDLPKTGILHLFIKHTSAAITLNENADPSVRDDFESIMNNLVPENQSYYTHVFEGSDDMPAHVKASLIGPELTIPITKHRLNIGTWQGIYLCEFRNRGGRRKIVATIYS
- a CDS encoding M24 family metallopeptidase C-terminal domain-containing protein — encoded protein: MISSNEPGFYKEGAYGIRHENLILCKEAETSQYGEFLDFETITLCHFETKGLQMELLTPVEKKWLNNYHQLVFDTLSPDLDDDHKTWLKEKTKAI